The DNA window CCAACGCTATCCAGAGGTACGCACAGAGTTCCGGCGATAGCGTCCCCCACTTCGAGATTTGGAACGCGGACAGCGGAACGTCGTCGCCCTGACGGATGGTGAGGCTCGACCCCTTCAGCGACACGTCGTCGGAGTAGATGATGTTGATACGCGACCCGTCCGGGAGCGTCGAGTCGACGATGGGGTGCGCGTCGGAGATGGGGTCGCCGATGCGTTCACCCATGTTTCTGAGCCAGTTGTCGAACTGGTCCGTCGAGTCGAACTCGACGGTGGTCTCGAGCAGGCCGAACACGCCGTGGTCGACGTCGACCTGGTTGGGTCCGATGACGTGAATGTCCTCGTTCGCCGGGTCGCGCATGATGGGTTCGAGCGGACCGAGACCCACGATGTCGCGCACTAACCGGTACTGTATCTTCTCGTACGTCTCCTCGGTCACCTGCACCGGACCGAGGTCGAGTCGCTGAATCAGCTCTTGGACGCGACCCTCTTGGGCCCCTTCGATGGCGACGATCTCCTCGAGGAGTTCTTGAATCCGGTCTTCGTACTCGACGTCCTCCTCGGGCGCGGGCTTCGACACCGAGCGTTCGAGGAGCTTGTCCTTCACCTGATCGAAGATGTCGTGTTCCTTCTCGTCGAGTTCGGGTTCGATGGCGTAGTACTTCGTCGTCTCGCCGAAGTTCCCGTACACCTGCGCGTATATCGGTCCGCCGAGGTGATAGACGATGTTCGGTCGGCGCGACTCGTGGTCGCCCGTCGGTTCGTCGATGAGCATCGGAAATTCGCCGGTAATCTGCTTGAACCGCTTGAGGTGCTCACGCAGGTGGGACCACCGCATCGCGTGCTGTTTCAGGTCGTCCGAAATCGCGGATGAGCCGTGGTCCGTCGGCATTATGCGACACTCCTACTTTCGATGACGATGCCGATTCCGGACCGGACGGAGAACCCGACGCGGTCGCCGACCTGTTCGCCCATCCCCGCGAACCGCTTGACGAAGATGTTCCGGCGCACGTCGTTCCCGACTTCGACCATCTCCAGTTCGAGGAACACGTCGGCGATGGAGCGGAACGGCCCGATCGCCTCGTCGTCGACCGTCGAGGGGTCGACGGTGAGGACGATGGTCTTGCCCTTCGTCGTCAGGTCGCGGAAGAACGAGATGATTTCGAGGGCGGCCTGTCGCTCCTCGTTCTGCCGGACGAGTGCCTCGAACTGCGGGTCGTTCCGCAGGATGGCGTCGAACGTGTCGATGATGATGACGTCGCCGTCCCAGAGGGTGTCGGCGTCCATCAGTCGTCGGAGCAACTGTTTCCGCTCTTGCTCCGCGGACCCTCCCGTCAGCGCACCGGAGGCGTCTATCTCCGCTTGGAGGAACAGAACCTCCTCGTTCAGCAGGGGCTTGACCACGTCGTACGACAGCGAGTGCATCTGGTCGAGGAAACCGCGGACGCCCAACTCGGTCGATACGAGCGTCGTAACGATGTCCTCTTGGCAGAACCCGTAGGTGAATCGCTGCGAGAGGACGCTCTTTCCGGCACCGTAGTCCCCCTCGATGAGGACGATAGCGCCCTTCGGTAGTCCCCCGCCGAGTTCCTTCTCTAAGCGGTCGTGCTGTCCCAATCCGAGAGGAAAGTGATTTGCGTTCATTAGTTCGTCCTGAATTTGAATATCTCTTCGTCGCCGTTGATGACGACTTTCGCACGGTGGTCGCCCGATTCGAGCGACAGTTCGGACACCGTCACTCTGACCACGCCGTGCGGTCGCCAGTCGGTACTTCCGTCGACGATGGAGACGCTCACGTTCGTCTGGTACTTCGAGTCGACGATGACGTCGAACGTCTTGCCCGTCGCCGGGAGGGTACTGAGCCCGGTGTTTTTCACCAACAGTGTGAGGTTACCCTCCGAACTGTTGTAGACGCCAGCCTCGCTGTCGCTTATCACCTCGATGTCGGTTCTGATGTTCTCGGTCACGTCGCCGCCGCGTTCGTCGAGGGCGTTGCTGATACCGCCGACCGTGTCGATGAGGACGCCTGCGACTCCCGCCGCGATGACGAGGCTGGCGATAAAGAGGATGAGGCTCGGAGCGGAGACGTCCGCCATCTTAGCTCACCACCGTCACGGTTCTCGTGTCGGAGACGCCCGTCTCGGTGACGAGCTTCACGCGCGAGGCGTTGGTCCCCAAGTCGATGCGGAGCGTCTCCCCGGGCGCCCAGAGGTCGGTGTTCATCTCTCCGTCGACGTACGTGTTGTTACCGGACACGTCCTGGTACTCGTTGTCCGCGAGCACCGTCGTATCCCGAACCGAGAGCGTCGTCGAACCGGTGTTGTTGGCACGAATCACGACTCCGTTCCCGTCGCTGGTGTTGTACGTCGCATTGAAGATGTCTATTCCCGTGTTCCGTTGGTCGAGGAGACGCTCGTGGTTCTCCTGTTCGGCCTCCGTCAGTCGCTCGGCGGTACCCGCCGCTGCGGTGTACAGCGTGCCCGTACAGATGAGCACGCCGAGGAAGATTATCGCCGTCGAGCCACTAACGCCGAAGCCCACCGCGACCCCCTCTCCGTCCGTGAGCGGAGAGCTCTTCGAGCAGACGCGCCTCGGCGACGTCGCCCGCCAGTCGGCTGATGTACGTCAGGCTCTCCTTGTGGTGTTCGACGCGCAGGTCACGCGGCTCCTCCGTCGCCGTCGCGGACGCCGCGTTCCGCACGTGGGCGTTCATCTTCCGCTCGACGTGCCGCGAAATCCACTCCTGTTCTCTGTACTGTCGAAGCGCGCGGGCCGCGCCGATCGCGCCGCCGACGGAGACGAGGAACCGAGTCCACTCCAGCGCGACCGACTCCGCGATGTAGCTCGCGGGCAGGCTGGTGAGGTACTCCGGACCCTCGGCGACGTCGGCGCTCGCACCGTATCCGGACTGCGGTTCGGTTCGGCCCGACCGGGGCTGAGACCGGCTCTGCGTCGGTGCGGGCTGCTGTTCGACCGGTTCCGGCTCCGGTTCCGGCTCGGGCGTCTCCGTCGCGGCCTCGTGGTCGAACTCGAACGCCTGCGATTGGTCGTCCGACTCGGTCTCCGCGTCGTCCTCCTCGAAGTACGCGTCCGACTCGGCGGCGTCCGCCTCGTCGGCGGACGACTCGTCGGGGGACTCGCCGACCAACTCCTCGGTCGTCGGCATCTCGGAGTCGTCGGAAGCGATGTCCGCCTCGTCGAGGGGCGACTCGTCGACGGCCTCCTCTTCGTCGTCGCCGTCCTCGTCGAGATCGTCCTCCCAGCCTTCGCCCTCCTCGTACTCGGATTTCAGGTCGTCGAAGCTCGACCCGCCGCCGGACGACGATTCGGTCTCCTCCTCGGAGTCGTCGTCGCCGTCGTCTAAGGCGTCGGCCGGGCTCTCTCGTTCCTCTTCGGCGAGTTCGTCCCCGGCGGCCAACTCGGCCTCGGCCTCGCCGGCCTCGGCGTCGATTTCGCCGAAGTCCTCGTCGAAGAAGCTCTCGGCGTCGGCGTTGGCGACGTCGGGGTCGAGGTTTTCGTCCTCTTCCTCCTCGCCTTCGAAGATGCCGAACGAGCCGCCCCCTTCGAGGCCGCCCATCTCGCGGGCGTCGTCCACGAACGGGTTGATGCCGCGAGTAACCATCTCGTAGATGTCGAGGAGCTTCCTGATCGTGTCGTCGAGTTCTTCGACCGTCTCCCCTATCTGTTTGTTCTCCTCGCGGACGGTGTTCATGCCGGACGAGACGGCGCTCAGTTCGTTCTCGAGGTCGGAGATGCGGTCTTCGAGTTCGGCGACCGTCGAGTCGTCGACGGAACCGCCGCCTCCGCCGCCGTCTCCGAAGTCGTCGCCGTCTCCGAAGTCGTCGCCGTCCTCGAACTCGTCACCGTCTCCGAAGTCGCCGAAGTCGTCGGAGAGGTCGTCGAGGTCCTCGTCGAACCCGAGTCCGTCGGTGGCGACGGTGTTCTCGCCGTCGGACGGCGAATTCTCGTCGTGTCCGTCCATCCAGTCCATCATTCCCATCTGTCTCGCCTCCGTCTCCGCTGAGGGTCACGCGGGGTCGACGCTCCCGCCGGCGGGAGCGAACGACGCCCGCTATCCCGACGCGCGTCGTCGGTTGTGGATACGAGACGGGGTCTCGCGTCCCGCAAGCCGGGACGCTGTCGCGTGACCAGACCGTCTCTGGCGGGTAGTCGAACGTCGCTCGACGCCGTCCGACCACGCGTACGTGACCGACGAGAGTGTCTCGCCGACGGCGCCGCCGAACGGCGTTTCGTGGGCCATCGGACACCGCTCGATGACAGCGCAGAGTCACGCTCTGCGGGCCACCGAACCGGCTCCGGTGACGACACCGAACCGTCGTGGCGGTAACGCGCCGACTCCCGACCGGATCGGGTCTCCGGGCTCGGGGGTGCAGGTAGCATTGATCCTACGGTACTTACAGTAATACAAGAATGTTCGCTTTCGATTATCAGCCGTGATATCGGCAAAACCGAGAACCCGGTCCGTCGACCGACCGAATATCTCGACGGCCGCGGCGCATCGACCGACGGACGGGTGTAAGAAGAATTAACCGGATGGGGAACCGACCCTCGTACCGATAACCTTCCACGGAAGTCACCCAATCATGCCAGAGTTCGTCAAGACAGGGGTCGAGGGACTCGACTCCATCCTCAACGGCGGCATCGTGAAGAACGCCGCGGTACTTATCAGCGGAAATCCGGGTACCGGTAAGAGTATCCTCGGACTGCAGTACCTCTACAACGGCGTCGACAAGTACGACCAAGGCGGCATCTACCTCACTTTCGAGGAGTCGGAGGAGGACATCCGGCAGGCGGCGGAGTCCATCGGCTTCGAGAAGTGGGACGAGTACGTCGAGGACGGCCGAATCAAGGTGTACGACAAGCGCACGCTCCTGCGCGACGGCGACTTTTCGGCGACGCTCGACCGGATCCTCGGCGACCTGCAGGACACCAACTACGACCGACTCGTCCTCGACTCGCTGACGATGTTCCAACTCTTCTTCGAAGACGAGAAGGAGCAGCGACAGTACCTCCTGAAGTTCATCGACATCCTGAAAGATAGCGGCCTCACGTCGCTTCTCACGACCGAACAGTCGGCCATCTTCCCCGAGACGGAGATCGGGTTGGAGAACTTCCTGACCGACGGGAACATCTACCTCATCCAGAGTCCGGCGGGAGCGACGAGCAACCGGTACGTCTGGGTCGCGAAGATGCGCAAACAGTCCATCAAAAACTCCATGTTCCCCTTGGAGATCAACCAAGGCGGCATCCAGATATACGAACAGGCCGCCGGGTTCTCGATGGTCGGCGAATCGCCGCCGTGGTTCGGCGAAGAAGACGGCCTCGAATAGTCGGCCCTTCGTTTTTTCGTCCGCGTCACGACGCTTCGGAGCGTCGAGCCGGTCGTTCGCTCGAACGCCGCGAGTCGACGGACCGGCCGTCGCGCCGTCGCGTCCGCTCCGCTATCGGGCGTGGAAAATGAAAGAAGTCGAGTAGTCGTTGCCGATACCGAAGAGGTGGACGAACTTAGAGTTCGACCGGCTGACCCTGGCTCTTGCCCGCGAGCTGCTGGGGCATCGTCAGCATGACCTGCGTCGTGCCGCCCGTTCGGCTGGTGATCTCGAGACGGACCTGTTCGCCCGTGTTGAGTCCACCGTCACCGCTCTCGATAGCCGACGTGTTGAGTTTGACCTCGTAGCGGTCGTTCATGCTGTTGAGAACGCCGAAGGAACCGTCGTCGTCAGTGACCTTCTGGAGCGCGAAGTACTCCCCGTCGGCGGTCTTGTCGGTCGAGTTCGTCACCGTCTGTACCTCGGAGTCGCTGAGGTACTTTATGGACGTCTGGTCCATGTCGACGCTGCTGGAACCGGCGGCCAGACGGACGGTCATCGTGATGTTTGCGATGTCCGTGTTGTTACCGACCGTACCGTGGGTGTTCAGAACCTCGACGCGGTTCGTGACCTTGTTGACGCTTTCCTGACCCGCATCCTCGGCAGTCGCCTGGAGGAAGCCGGCCGTGTTCACGAGGACGCCCGCCGCGATCGCCGCGACGAGAACCATCGCGATGAACACGATGAGCGTACCGATACCGACCTGACCGCGATCTTCTTCGTTGAATATGTTTTTCATGTCAATTACTCCTTAGAGGGGAACCGGGTCGTCGTCGCTCTGGCCCGCGAGCTGCTGGGGCATCGTCAGGATGACCTGCGTGGAGCCACCGGACCGGCTCGTAATCTCGAGCTTGACCGAGTCGCCGGTCGAGACACCCGCGCCGTTCTGCTCGACGACGGACGTGTTGATGATGAGCTCGTAGCGGTCGGCCTGACTGTTCAGAACGGGGTACGACGCGTCGTCGTCGTCGTTGAGCGCGTACGCCGTGAACTCGGTGTGGTTGAGACCTTCGTTAGCACCGGTGGAGTTGTACTTGTGGACAGCTCCGAGCTCGGTCCCGTTGTTACTCGTCGAGTTCTTGTAGACGAGGTTCTTCGCCGTAGATCCGCTCACGTACTTTATCGACGTGTCTTCGAGCGACACACTACCGGACCCGGCGGCCAGACGGACAGTCAGGTTGAGACTGTCGACGGCCAGGCCGTTACTGGTGTCGTTGACCATACCGTGCTTACTGACGACGTCGACACGGTTGGTTACCTTATTCACACTTTCCTGTCCAGCATCCTGCGCAGTCGCCTGGAGGAAGCCGGCCGTGTTCACGAGGACGCCCGCCGCGATCGCTGCGACGAGGACCATCGCGATGAACACGATGAGAGTTCCGATACCGACCTGACCGCGGTCGGCGTTGTTTTCTTCGAACATGGGTTAGTTATCTCCAAATCGGTCCTCCACCCCCTCGCCGGAGGTGAAGACCTACGATGCTGAAAATCATCGTATCCTACATAACGGTACGGGCCCGATTTTCGGAGATGATAATCGGGGGCGTGTGCGTCGAATTAATGAAATACTACGCGCACGCGGGCGAATGAAGAATTACAATGGAGTGAGAGCAGGTAGCACGCGGCGAGACCTCTCTACGAACGTGGGGCAGAGTCGAATACGCTGAAGAATCAGTCGTGTGCGATCTGACGCCAGACGTCGTCGAGTTTGTTTTTCACCTCGGGTCGTTCCGTCACGGCGACGTTGTAGTCGTCCTCGTCGAAGCTGATGACTATCTTGTCCACCTCGCGCCGGTAGACGTTCGTCCGGCGGTGTTCGTCAGAGAGGACCCTGTCGTGAAGTTCCAGAAGGCCGGCGGCGGTGAGTTCCTCGATGCGACGGTAGCACGTCGCGATCGGGATGTCGAGCATCTCGCTGAACTCCTGCGCCGAGTGCGGTTCGTCCGCGGCGCGTAAGATGTCCGGGTTGTATTCGTTGCCCAACGCTGCAAGGGTCCTGTCAGACTCCATAGATGGGGGTAGGTCTGTCGTGAGTCCATGTGAATGTGTTGGTTACCAGTATGACTCGAAGTCGAAAACGTCGCCCGAGTTATCGGGTGGATAACCGTCAGGCCTCGGACATCAATCAGCTGAACTGTCAGCGATGGGCTTAATATTCCCCCGCCGGGACCAAGCATCATGGCTCCCGGAAATCCGCCCGAAGACAGAAGCCGTCGCCGCCGGGAGGAGGAGGGCGTCATCGGCCCGAACGAACTCGACTACTCGGACGACGAACGCGTCGCCCAGATTCGAGACGGTCGGTACGTCGTCGCCACGGACAACGACGAGAAACCGCGCGTGGACGAAGAGGAGTCACCGCCCAGAGAGGCCGAGGAGGAACGCACCCTCGAAGAACGCGGGAACTTCGCGAAGCAGCAGATGGCGCGGTACGTCTCGGACAAGGGTTCGAGTCACGGCATCGCCGTCACCGCGTCGTTCGGCGGGCGGGTCGCCCAACGCGAACGGTTCTCCGACGACATCGCGACGGCGTTCGGCGACGTCGTCCAGTGGTACGCCGACCAAGTCGACGCCGACGCGACGCCCCAGGAGGTGTTGGGCATCCTCCTTTTGGCCTCCGACACCGACGTCGCGTTCCCGACCAAAGTTCTCGCCCCCGTCCTGCGAACGCACGGCCTCACGACGGACGACTCCATCGGCGAGTTAGTCGAGGCGTTGGGCAGTGACGGACTGCAGATACCCCCGGAGAATCGCTAATCGCGCTACCGGGACGCGGCGGGCGGGAGCGGGCGGCGTACCGACGCGGACGCACCCTATCAACGCTGATAATAGGGAGCGAGGGTTTATAGACCGTTTCTCGGAACAGTCTCTCCATGGCAAGCACCGTACTGGTTGTGGACGACTCGGCGTTCATGCGGAACCTGCTGAAGCAGTTGCTCGACGGAGAGCACGAAGTAGTTGGGGAAGCCGAGAACGGCGTCGAAGCCGTCGAACTCTACCGAGAACTCGGGCCCGACGTCGTGACGATGGACGTCGTGATGCCCATCAGAAATGGAATCGAAGCGACGACAGAGATCAAGTCGATGGACTCCTCGGCGTCGGTCATCATGTGCACCTCCGTCGGACAGGAAGAGAAGATGCGCGAGGCGGTCGAAGCGGGCGCAGACGGGTACATCACGAAACCCTTCCAGAAGCCCAACGTCCTCCAAGCCATCGACGACGTGGTGAGCGTCGAGGCATGAATCTCGACGTCCAGTCGTTACGAACGTTCAGCCGGCTCGCCCACTCGGGCGCAGAGCGCGCCGCGGGGTCGCTCACGCAGTTGACCGGCGTCGAAACGTCCGTCAACGTCACCAAGATCGAAGTGAGCACGCGCGGCGACGTCGAACGAGAGTTCGTCGAACAGGACCTCGTCAGCGTCCACATCGGATTCAACGGCGGTATCGACGGGCGGACCGTGCTCGCGTTCGACCGTGACAAGGCGGTCGAACTCGTCGACGTCCTCGTTCCGGGGGCCGCGGAACAGCCCGACGGAGAGATGGCGACGAGCGGACTGAAAGAGCTCGGTAACATCATGCTCGGCGGCTTCATCGACGGCTGGGCCGACTTCCTCGAAACGTCGATAGACATCACGACGCCGACGTTCGTCGACGTGGAGAGTCAAGGCGCGTTGGACGACATCACGGGCGATTCCGGGTTCGAGATGGACACCGGCGAGGACCACGTCCTCGCGTTCCGGAACCAACTCGAGACCGCAGACGAGAAGGTCAACTTCCAGATCTACATGCTCCCGACCCACGATTCCATCGAGACTATCTCGACTATCGCCGGGTCGGAGGGGAAGACGGTGCCCGTCGAATCGTTCACCTCCTTCTCCGAGATGATCACGGACGGCGCGGAGCAGGCCTCGGAGGACCTGACGGCGATGACCGGAAGCGACACGACGGTCGAAGTGAGTCGCCTCAGTTTCGTCCCCATCGAAGCCGTTCCGATGGAACTCACGGAGGAGACCCGCCTCGGCGTCGTGTTGGAGTTCGAGGGGTTGCCGTCCGGCTACATCGCGATTCTGTTCGACGAGGAGTCGGCGGACAACCTCGCGGAGTCGCTCATGCCGGGAATGGAGGCGGACGCGGCGATGCGCCAAAGCGCGATTCAGGAGATAGGCAACATCACCACGTCGGGGTTCCTCGACGGGTGGGCGAACGCGCTCGAGACGACGATAGAGATTTCGCCGCCGACGTACGTCGAAGACCTCGGCTCGGCGATAATCGACCCGCTCGCCACCGAGCTCGCACAGTCGCAGGAACACGCGTTCCTCATCGACTCGACCATCGTCACCGACGACGACGAGTTCACGTGCGACATCTACGCCCTCCCGAACGAAGCGCAACTCCGCGAGGCGCTCAATCGCCTTGCGGCGGAAGCGTAACTCGCGTCGGGGGCGAACCCCCGGCTCACCACCGGGAACCGTCCTCGTCGTGACGTCCGACAAACCACTATGAAAGTATACACGAGCGAGACGCAGAGTACGCACCGGACGAAGGAGCGAATCAAAGTCGGCATCGCGGACTTCGCCGTCGGAACCGGCGAGACGACCCTCGTAACGAGCGGGCTCGGTTCCTGCGTCGGCATCGCGGTGTTCGACGCCCAGCAGTCCGTCGGCGGCCTCGCGCACGCGATGTTACCGACCGCCGACGGCGACGAGAACGACGCGAAGTACGTCGACACCGCCGTCCCGGCGCTCGTCGGGGCGATGGAGAAAGAGGGGGCCGTTCCCGGCAACCTCCGGGCGAAGCTGGCGGGCGGTGCGACGATGTTCGAGTTCACGTCGGCCGAAGAGAGCATCGGCGACAGGAACGTGGTCGCGGCGCGCGACACGTTGGATTCGCTCGATATCCCGCTCGTCGCCGAAGACGTCGGCGGCGACTACGGCCGTTCGCTCCAGTTTTCCGTCCGCTCCGCCGACCTCCGCGTTCGGAGCGCGAACGCCGGCGTAAGCACTCTCTGATAACGAGAAATCGCACGACTGCGCCGGTTGTTATCTCAGATGATATCCGGATCCCCGGATTTATACGTTCACTGACGCGACGCGATTATCATGATTACTCTCCGCACAGCGGTCGGTGGCGTCGGCCGCCGACTGGGACTGGTCGCCGACCGCATCGGGTCGCTCGCGCCCGAGCGGATTCGGCGGAGCTACGCGCGTAAGTTGGCCGCGCTCTTTCTCGTCGTCCTCCTTTTGTTCGCCGGGTTCGCGGCGATGGAGTACCGAGCCGTCTCCGAGAAGGTCCACGCCAACGAACAGGAGGAGCTCCAACAGACCGCCGAACTGCAGGCGACGCAGCTCGGCGAGTGGATGAGCCAACGCCGCGAGACGGCCCGGATGCTCTCGGCGTACGGCATCTACGACCAGCACGAATCGCTCGTCAGCGAGCGGTTGACTCGCGAGGTGGACAAGCTTCCGGCCGGCTACCGGGCCATCCACTACGTGGACACGAACAGCGGGAAAGTCGTGGCCAGCTCCGACGAGTCCGCCGTGGGAACGACGCCGTGGAAGGGGACGGACCTCGTCGCGTCCGCGGGGTCGTCGTTCTCCCAAAACGTCGTCCGGTCGTCCCCGTACGCCTCTCGGTCGGGCGAGCGAGTCATCGCGTTCGCGTCCGGAGTCCAGACGCGCCCCGCGCGCGCCATCGTCGTGACCGCCGACGTGTCGGCGTTGGAGAGCAGGCTCGACACCTCCGTCGAGGGGTCGTTCGTCCGCGTCGTCTCGACGGACGGCGACGTGATGTTCGACGGAAGCGGCGCGGAGTCGCCGTCGCTCAGGTCCGACGGGGAACTGCTCTCTCTCGCCCAGAGCGGCAAGAGCGGCGTGACGGAGCGTCCGGCCGACGACTCGATGGACGAGAAACACCTGCTCGCGTACGCGCCGACGGGCGAGGGGTCGGTCGTCCTCGTGTACGCGCCGACGCGGACGGCGTACGGCCTCCAACACACCGTCGGGACGCACGTCTTCCTCATCGTCGGCCTCGCCGTCGTCTCCCTCGCCGGAGTCGGGGGCGTCCTCCGCCGGAACACGGTGACGCCGCTGAACCGACTCAACTCGACCGTAGACCGACTGCGGGCGGGCGAACTCGACGCGAGCGTCGAATCGAGCCGAGACGACGAGTTCGGCGACGTGTTCGCGGGCATCGCGCAGATGCGCGACGACCTCCGGGACCAACGGGCGGACGCCGAGGCGTACCGCGAGGTGATGGAGCGCACCGCCGACGGCGACCTGACCGCCCGGATGGACGAGGAGAGCCGTTCGCAGGAGATGTCCACCATCGCCGAGGCGTTCAACGACATGATGGACGAACTGTCCGCGACGGTGCGTCGGGTCTCGCAGTTCGGCGAGGACGTGGCCGAACTCGGGCGGGAAGTCGCGGCGAGCACGGACGAGGTGAGCGAGCGGAGCAGAGCGGTGAGCGAGTCCATCGAACAGATATCCGCCGGGGCCGCCCAGCAGTCGTCGGGCATCGCGCAGGTGTCCGAAGAGATGGACGACCTCTCGGCGTCCATCCAGCAGATAGCCTCCGCCGCGGACGAACTCGCCACGCTCTCCGAGGAGACGGCGGAACGCGCCCACGGCGGGGCCGACGCCGCGACGGACGCCCTCGACGGGATGGACGACATCCGCGCGGAGACCGAACGCACCGTCGAGGAGATAGAGCGACTCGACGGTCATCTCCGCGAGATAGAGGCCGTGGTCGGAGTCATCTCCGACGTGGCCGAGCAGACGAACATCCTCGCGTTGAACGCGGAGATAGAGGCCGCCCGCGCGGGCGAGGCCGGCGAGGGGTTCGCCGTCGTCTCCCACGAGGTGAAATCGCTCGCCGAGGAGACCCAAGAGTCCGCTTCGGAGATATCGGCCCTCGTCGAGGACATCGCCGAACAGAGACAGCGCGTCGTCCGGCGCGTCGAACGGATGCAGGAGGGCGTCCGGTCCGGCGCGGAGGACGTCGAAGGAGCGCTCGATTCCCTCGACGACATCGTCGTCCGCGTCGAGGAGACGAACGACAGCGTGTTGGAGATAACCGACGCGACCGGCGGACAGGCCTCCTCCTCCCAAGAGGTGCTGTCGATGGCGGACGACATCGCCAGCATCGCGGAGGAGATGACCGCCGAGGCGGGTGCCGTCGCCGAGACCGCCGAGGAGCAGACGGCGACGGTGGACGACGTGAACGAGCAGATGCAGTCGCTCTCGACGGACACCGACCGACTCGTGACGATGCTCGACCGCTTCGAGGTTGCGGGGTCCGACGGGCGACCCGACGCGGCGGCCGACGGCGAACGTTCGCTCCGTGAGGAACCGACCGGCGGGGACCGGACGTCCGAGGAGGCGCCCGCCGTCGGGACCGAACCGGACGCCGGCGACGAATCGGGGTCGGACGGCGACCCGCCGTCCGCCGACGAACCGGCGTCCGACGCCGAGGCCGAGTCCGGATTCGAATTCGACTCGGTGACCGCCTCCGACGGCGACGCCGAACCGTCGGACGGCGACGAGCAGTCGGAGGCGACCGATGCGGAGAGCGATTTCGCCGCCCCGGATGGCGACGACTCCACCGTCGCCGACGCCGCCGAGGAGAGTGAGACGGAGGCGACGGCGCGTCCGACGCCCGACGGCGGTCACGCTGACGACGACTGAACGACTCTCGAACGCCTCCGACCCTAGTTATCTGTTTTGATAATATCGGGGGCAGGTTTATCCCGGTCCCGCGGATTGGCACTCACAACACGACGACGCCTTCCGTGACCGACGGGCGGCGTCTTTGCCGCGGCGCGTTCGACCGACGAACCGTCGTGAGCGAGGTGAGGCTGATGAAGATAGATCCCGAAAACTACGACCTCCGAGAACTCCGGCGTATCGCCGACGAACGACGGGCAGACCGCAACGGACGAACGTCCGAGGCCGACGAAGCGTCCGACGAGGACGAGGCCGACGGACGGCGACCGCGACGCGAGGGCCCGCCGAACCGAAGCGGTCGAAACGACGGCCGCCGGTCCCGTGAGGACCGGGACGCGCCGCGTCGAGACGAGTCGCGCCGGAACGGCGAGAGCCGACGCCGAAGCGACGACAGACCGCGCCGGAACGACGACCACCAGCGCCGAAGCGGCGACCAGCGCCGAAGCGACGACCGACCGCGTCGGAACCGAAACGGCCGGTCCGACGAACTCAGTCGCCCCCGACAGGGACACTCAGACCACGGCGACGCGCAGGACGAAGTCGTCAGAGCGGACCGCCTCGCGAGCGAAATCGGCCTCGGTCGCCCGTTCGGCGACTCCTCCCGCGACGGACGCCGAGGAACCGGCCGCGCCGAGAACGACCGCGGACGCGCGAACGACGGTCAGCGCCGAGGTTCCCGTAACGGCCACCGTCGGGACGCCCGCGACGA is part of the Halopelagius longus genome and encodes:
- a CDS encoding type II/IV secretion system ATPase subunit codes for the protein MPTDHGSSAISDDLKQHAMRWSHLREHLKRFKQITGEFPMLIDEPTGDHESRRPNIVYHLGGPIYAQVYGNFGETTKYYAIEPELDEKEHDIFDQVKDKLLERSVSKPAPEEDVEYEDRIQELLEEIVAIEGAQEGRVQELIQRLDLGPVQVTEETYEKIQYRLVRDIVGLGPLEPIMRDPANEDIHVIGPNQVDVDHGVFGLLETTVEFDSTDQFDNWLRNMGERIGDPISDAHPIVDSTLPDGSRINIIYSDDVSLKGSSLTIRQGDDVPLSAFQISKWGTLSPELCAYLWIALENERTVFVVGETASGKTTTLNAITSFIPQDSKIYTAEDTAEVLPPHDTWQQLLTREGRGGGSEVDMFDLVAAALRSRPDYIIVGEVRGEEGRMAFQAAQTGHPVMLTFHASDIVSMIQRFTGDPINVPETFMSNCDIALFQNRVKRGNDILRRVTSVQEIEGYSKEMGGVVTREAFYWDPVEDEIVFQGRNNSFIMEEKIATLLGYSDTRKIYEDIEFRAEIVRRAQQENIVGYHETNELIEDYQRDGVEGLPFDMARV
- a CDS encoding fla cluster protein FlaF, whose translation is MGFGVSGSTAIIFLGVLICTGTLYTAAAGTAERLTEAEQENHERLLDQRNTGIDIFNATYNTSDGNGVVIRANNTGSTTLSVRDTTVLADNEYQDVSGNNTYVDGEMNTDLWAPGETLRIDLGTNASRVKLVTETGVSDTRTVTVVS
- a CDS encoding flagella accessory protein C: MGMMDWMDGHDENSPSDGENTVATDGLGFDEDLDDLSDDFGDFGDGDEFEDGDDFGDGDDFGDGGGGGGSVDDSTVAELEDRISDLENELSAVSSGMNTVREENKQIGETVEELDDTIRKLLDIYEMVTRGINPFVDDAREMGGLEGGGSFGIFEGEEEEDENLDPDVANADAESFFDEDFGEIDAEAGEAEAELAAGDELAEEERESPADALDDGDDDSEEETESSSGGGSSFDDLKSEYEEGEGWEDDLDEDGDDEEEAVDESPLDEADIASDDSEMPTTEELVGESPDESSADEADAAESDAYFEEDDAETESDDQSQAFEFDHEAATETPEPEPEPEPVEQQPAPTQSRSQPRSGRTEPQSGYGASADVAEGPEYLTSLPASYIAESVALEWTRFLVSVGGAIGAARALRQYREQEWISRHVERKMNAHVRNAASATATEEPRDLRVEHHKESLTYISRLAGDVAEARLLEELSAHGRRGGRGGLRR
- a CDS encoding flagellar protein G; translation: MADVSAPSLILFIASLVIAAGVAGVLIDTVGGISNALDERGGDVTENIRTDIEVISDSEAGVYNSSEGNLTLLVKNTGLSTLPATGKTFDVIVDSKYQTNVSVSIVDGSTDWRPHGVVRVTVSELSLESGDHRAKVVINGDEEIFKFRTN
- a CDS encoding RAD55 family ATPase; amino-acid sequence: MPEFVKTGVEGLDSILNGGIVKNAAVLISGNPGTGKSILGLQYLYNGVDKYDQGGIYLTFEESEEDIRQAAESIGFEKWDEYVEDGRIKVYDKRTLLRDGDFSATLDRILGDLQDTNYDRLVLDSLTMFQLFFEDEKEQRQYLLKFIDILKDSGLTSLLTTEQSAIFPETEIGLENFLTDGNIYLIQSPAGATSNRYVWVAKMRKQSIKNSMFPLEINQGGIQIYEQAAGFSMVGESPPWFGEEDGLE
- a CDS encoding ATPase domain-containing protein; amino-acid sequence: MNANHFPLGLGQHDRLEKELGGGLPKGAIVLIEGDYGAGKSVLSQRFTYGFCQEDIVTTLVSTELGVRGFLDQMHSLSYDVVKPLLNEEVLFLQAEIDASGALTGGSAEQERKQLLRRLMDADTLWDGDVIIIDTFDAILRNDPQFEALVRQNEERQAALEIISFFRDLTTKGKTIVLTVDPSTVDDEAIGPFRSIADVFLELEMVEVGNDVRRNIFVKRFAGMGEQVGDRVGFSVRSGIGIVIESRSVA